In Psychrobacter immobilis, a single genomic region encodes these proteins:
- a CDS encoding aldehyde dehydrogenase family protein: MEMTNANSLTRESAIQTVQDEVMLNAAYIDGKWMTIEAPATDTADADNYDSNYDSNHDSSYDLYDSNSGTIIATTRLCTKAQVEMAVNAASMAYPSWSQTDVSVRASYLNAIAETMEQQFDKLVGLSVLNNGKPIEEAKIDVSDAIACYRYYANIITEQATWLEVPTSESGIRLLKTYAPVGICALIVPWNFPMVTTAWKLAPALAAGCTVLLKPSEVTLLPELMLGNILSAIKLPKGVVNILPGAAEVGAAMTCHPLIDKISFTGSNAVGEKVMSQAAKGIKDISLELGGKSAIVVCADADIDHACDLIIGGIFTNAGQICSATSRLLVHESIAQSLFDTLKVKAESLQIGDGFDTDTQVGPMVSEQQLNQVKKYFDLATAENLTCLTGGEVLDRQGYFAMPTIYTDVPVTSQLWTEEIFGPVLVSKTFKDDAEAISLANDSKYALAATIVSADETAAVEMALQIQAGHIWINEQQIILPESGWGGFKQSGIGRELGVDGLSAYQKSKHVLLSH; encoded by the coding sequence AAGTGATGTTAAATGCAGCCTATATAGATGGCAAATGGATGACTATTGAAGCACCTGCTACCGATACTGCTGATGCTGATAACTATGATTCTAATTATGATTCGAATCATGATTCAAGTTATGATTTATATGATTCAAATTCGGGAACAATCATCGCTACCACTCGATTGTGTACCAAGGCACAGGTAGAAATGGCAGTTAATGCGGCTTCTATGGCGTATCCATCTTGGTCGCAAACCGACGTAAGCGTGCGTGCATCGTATCTCAATGCCATTGCCGAGACGATGGAGCAGCAGTTTGACAAATTGGTTGGATTGTCTGTGTTAAATAATGGTAAGCCCATTGAAGAGGCAAAAATAGACGTGAGCGATGCCATTGCCTGCTATCGCTATTATGCCAATATCATCACAGAACAAGCGACTTGGTTGGAGGTACCCACCAGCGAGTCAGGCATACGCTTGCTAAAAACGTATGCGCCTGTTGGTATTTGCGCCCTTATTGTCCCGTGGAATTTTCCAATGGTCACTACTGCTTGGAAGTTAGCCCCTGCATTGGCTGCAGGCTGTACGGTGCTATTAAAGCCCTCCGAGGTGACATTATTGCCAGAGTTGATGCTGGGCAATATATTGTCTGCTATCAAACTACCGAAAGGAGTCGTTAATATTTTACCGGGTGCAGCTGAAGTGGGCGCTGCCATGACCTGCCATCCATTAATCGACAAAATTTCTTTTACTGGTAGCAACGCCGTTGGTGAAAAGGTAATGAGCCAAGCGGCAAAAGGTATCAAGGATATTAGTTTAGAGCTGGGCGGTAAGTCAGCCATCGTCGTATGTGCAGATGCTGATATCGACCACGCTTGTGATTTAATCATCGGTGGTATATTTACCAATGCTGGTCAGATCTGTTCAGCCACCTCAAGACTGCTCGTTCATGAAAGCATTGCTCAGTCGTTGTTCGACACATTAAAAGTTAAGGCAGAAAGTTTGCAAATTGGTGATGGCTTTGACACTGACACGCAAGTAGGCCCAATGGTTAGTGAGCAGCAGCTGAATCAAGTAAAAAAATATTTCGACCTTGCTACGGCCGAAAATCTGACTTGTCTCACAGGTGGTGAGGTCTTAGATCGACAAGGGTATTTTGCGATGCCGACCATTTATACTGACGTTCCTGTGACCAGCCAATTGTGGACGGAAGAAATTTTTGGACCGGTCTTAGTCAGTAAAACCTTCAAAGACGACGCAGAGGCGATTAGCTTGGCGAACGATAGTAAGTATGCGTTAGCGGCAACCATTGTCAGCGCTGATGAAACGGCGGCAGTAGAGATGGCGCTACAGATTCAAGCAGGTCATATCTGGATCAATGAACAGCAAATTATACTGCCAGAATCAGGATGGGGCGGGTTTAAGCAAAGCGGTATCGGTCGTGAGCTGGGTGTAGATGGCTTGTCTGCGTATCAAAAAAGTAAGCATGTGCTGTTGAGTCATTAA
- a CDS encoding DsbA family oxidoreductase translates to MSNLKKPLRIDIVSDVVCPWCAIGYSQLAEALKQTNTPHEIHWHPFELNPNTPHEGRNYREHIMEKYGTTAEDIQENRARMTEVGAEAGFNFQFTDDFRTYNTFNAHQLLHWADQQGRMHELKQALFVSHFVNNQNISDHSVLADVAAEVGLNRDEALAVLADQRFAAAVEKEKQHWQQPDIQSVPSMVFNERHLISGAQGVENYKSILQQLADMPD, encoded by the coding sequence ATGAGTAATTTAAAAAAGCCATTACGAATAGATATCGTGTCGGACGTGGTCTGCCCTTGGTGCGCTATCGGCTATAGTCAACTAGCCGAGGCATTAAAACAAACCAACACTCCACACGAGATTCACTGGCATCCATTTGAGTTAAATCCTAATACGCCGCACGAAGGACGAAACTATCGTGAGCATATCATGGAGAAGTACGGTACGACTGCTGAAGACATTCAAGAGAACCGAGCTAGAATGACCGAAGTAGGTGCTGAAGCTGGATTTAATTTTCAGTTTACCGATGACTTTCGTACTTACAATACTTTTAATGCGCATCAGTTGCTGCATTGGGCCGATCAACAAGGGCGTATGCACGAGCTAAAGCAAGCATTGTTCGTCTCACACTTCGTCAATAATCAAAATATATCAGATCATAGTGTGCTTGCCGATGTTGCGGCAGAAGTTGGCTTGAATCGTGACGAAGCGTTAGCGGTCTTAGCAGACCAGCGATTTGCTGCAGCCGTAGAAAAAGAAAAGCAGCATTGGCAGCAACCAGACATTCAAAGTGTGCCATCTATGGTTTTCAATGAGCGTCATTTAATTAGCGGTGCTCAAGGTGTTGAAAATTATAAAAGCATATTGCAGCAGTTGGCTGATATGCCAGACTAA
- a CDS encoding ATP-binding cassette domain-containing protein: MQSSLQIKNLQLYRQGTLLLSLDEQITGGEILTVMGPSGSGKSSLLNWLTGTLPNGFTATGEVWLNDKIVSHLPTHLRHIGVLYQDALLFSHLSVAGNIAFAMPKGNKMGDRKQRREKIAQALAQVGLAGMGERHPDNLSGGQQARVALLRTLLSEPKAILLDEPFSKLDTQLRVDTRQLVFEQIRTHKLPAIMVTHDHSDAEVAKGKVIHLDL, translated from the coding sequence ATGCAATCCTCTTTACAGATAAAAAACTTACAGTTATATCGGCAAGGCACGCTATTACTGAGCCTAGATGAGCAAATTACTGGTGGTGAAATATTGACCGTCATGGGTCCATCTGGTAGTGGCAAATCAAGCTTATTGAACTGGCTAACAGGTACTTTACCAAACGGTTTTACCGCTACTGGTGAAGTCTGGTTAAATGATAAAATTGTAAGCCATCTGCCGACGCACCTACGGCATATTGGGGTACTGTATCAAGACGCCCTACTGTTTTCGCATTTATCGGTCGCGGGTAATATTGCTTTTGCGATGCCTAAAGGTAACAAAATGGGCGATAGGAAACAGCGTCGTGAAAAAATAGCACAAGCGCTGGCACAAGTGGGTTTAGCAGGCATGGGAGAGCGCCATCCTGACAATTTATCAGGCGGGCAACAAGCACGAGTGGCGCTACTGCGTACCTTACTCAGTGAGCCAAAAGCGATACTACTCGATGAGCCTTTTAGCAAGCTAGATACCCAGCTCCGAGTAGACACGCGCCAACTGGTATTTGAGCAAATCCGCACGCATAAACTCCCCGCCATTATGGTTACGCACGATCATAGCGATGCTGAAGTAGCAAAGGGTAAAGTTATTCATTTAGACCTGTAG
- a CDS encoding TetR/AcrR family transcriptional regulator codes for MSRTALYNRQDALERALQLFWQKGFHATSLKDIEEALDMRPGSIYAAFGSKDGLFQEALDYYARLGLSELERVMGAYQSPLLGLAAFVRQLGGIRDKGLPSQACMLVKSLLELGAREQTALQKVEMLLAGMELRFINYFTEAQRLGELDTELDATRLGRRLQAEIMGLRAFAQRDVESAAVQALAEDMALSIEALRIDKPVGV; via the coding sequence ATGTCACGTACCGCACTTTATAACCGTCAGGATGCCTTAGAACGCGCGTTACAGCTTTTTTGGCAAAAAGGCTTTCATGCTACTTCGTTAAAAGACATAGAAGAGGCGCTCGATATGCGTCCAGGAAGCATTTATGCTGCGTTTGGCAGTAAAGATGGATTATTTCAAGAAGCGTTAGACTACTATGCTCGCCTAGGTTTGAGTGAGCTTGAGCGGGTAATGGGCGCTTATCAATCGCCGCTGTTGGGGTTAGCCGCTTTCGTGCGTCAGCTGGGCGGTATTCGTGATAAAGGGCTGCCAAGTCAGGCTTGCATGTTGGTCAAAAGTTTACTGGAGCTTGGTGCTCGTGAGCAGACAGCGCTACAAAAAGTTGAAATGCTGCTGGCAGGTATGGAGCTGCGTTTCATAAATTACTTTACCGAAGCACAGCGGCTGGGTGAATTGGATACTGAGCTCGACGCGACTAGGCTTGGACGACGACTACAGGCGGAAATCATGGGGCTGCGTGCTTTTGCGCAGCGTGATGTCGAGAGTGCAGCGGTGCAAGCGTTGGCTGAAGATATGGCGCTCTCTATAGAAGCGCTGCGTATTGATAAGCCTGTTGGCGTGTAG
- a CDS encoding sterol desaturase family protein, protein MTNEVWWRLGFFLSILVIMMLIEWRMPARQAPIKSSKRWFANFGLVFISSVIARLAVPVGLTAVALYNQQNGIGLFNIIKLPSIVVIILSLILLDIIIYWQHRLFHRVPILWRLHKVHHADAHVDASTGLRFHPIEIVSSILVKLVAVSLLGVPAIAVLIFEIALNGLAIFNHANIRLPPALEKPLRLILMTQILHRIHHSQRVSETNSNYGFSVIWWDWIFGSYKGKAKQSDNELDIGLKEYPAAKQNASLWGLLTMPFSNNLVKKNK, encoded by the coding sequence ATGACTAACGAAGTATGGTGGCGGCTTGGGTTCTTTTTAAGCATTTTAGTGATTATGATGCTGATAGAATGGCGCATGCCTGCACGTCAAGCACCGATCAAAAGCAGCAAACGCTGGTTCGCTAACTTTGGCTTGGTTTTTATCTCGTCAGTTATTGCTCGTCTAGCGGTGCCTGTCGGTCTAACGGCTGTGGCACTGTATAATCAGCAGAATGGCATTGGTCTATTTAATATCATCAAATTGCCAAGTATTGTCGTCATCATACTAAGCTTGATATTGCTCGACATCATCATTTACTGGCAGCATCGATTATTTCACCGCGTGCCTATTCTATGGCGTTTGCATAAAGTCCATCACGCTGATGCACATGTCGATGCCAGTACAGGGCTTAGATTTCATCCCATTGAAATCGTTTCAAGCATTCTAGTGAAGCTCGTTGCCGTCAGCTTGTTGGGTGTTCCTGCCATCGCTGTATTGATATTTGAGATTGCGTTAAATGGCTTAGCGATATTTAACCATGCCAATATTCGCCTGCCACCTGCGCTTGAAAAACCGCTGCGCTTAATATTGATGACGCAGATTTTGCATCGTATTCATCACAGCCAACGCGTTAGTGAGACCAACTCAAACTATGGTTTTAGTGTCATTTGGTGGGATTGGATTTTTGGTAGTTATAAGGGTAAAGCAAAGCAGTCTGATAATGAGCTAGATATTGGGCTAAAAGAATACCCAGCAGCCAAACAAAATGCCTCGCTATGGGGATTGTTAACCATGCCATTTAGCAATAATTTGGTTAAGAAAAACAAATAA
- a CDS encoding CDP-alcohol phosphatidyltransferase family protein: MLDKFLTPMIKPMLAPVVVVLHKRGITADQLTVAGFLIGMLALPLLAFELWYGALAAIVLNRIFDGLDGALARHAQQSSSAGGYLDITLDFLFYAAVPLGFILANPEQNAIAGALLLATFIGTGSSFLAFAIAAEKFTLDKPQFKYKSFYYLNGLTEGTETIALFVAFCLWPQHFVLLASIFATACAITIFTRIHGGYHTLKQLEIDKNSI, translated from the coding sequence ATGCTAGACAAATTTCTCACGCCCATGATTAAGCCAATGCTAGCCCCTGTGGTCGTTGTGTTGCACAAACGCGGTATCACGGCTGATCAACTTACGGTGGCGGGCTTTTTAATCGGCATGTTAGCGTTGCCACTGCTGGCGTTTGAATTGTGGTATGGCGCACTTGCAGCGATTGTATTGAATCGTATTTTTGATGGTCTTGATGGCGCGCTAGCTCGTCATGCACAGCAAAGCTCAAGCGCAGGCGGCTACTTAGACATTACGCTCGACTTTTTATTTTATGCAGCAGTTCCGCTAGGCTTTATCTTGGCAAATCCTGAACAAAACGCCATTGCTGGCGCTTTATTACTCGCGACCTTTATTGGCACAGGCTCTAGCTTCTTAGCGTTTGCCATTGCTGCGGAAAAGTTTACACTGGATAAACCGCAGTTTAAATATAAAAGCTTTTATTATTTAAACGGTTTGACGGAAGGCACCGAAACCATCGCACTGTTTGTCGCTTTTTGCCTGTGGCCACAGCACTTTGTATTACTTGCCAGCATTTTTGCCACAGCCTGCGCGATTACGATTTTTACCCGTATCCATGGCGGCTACCATACCCTTAAGCAGCTAGAAATAGATAAAAACAGTATATAA
- a CDS encoding carboxymuconolactone decarboxylase family protein, with product MTEFTLHDKDTAPAASKDLLDVSIKAFGMVPNLHAVMAEAPGLLEGYQRLHQLFLDSSFDDEEVTVVWQTINVEHECHYCVPAHTGIAKSMKVDDAITDALRNETPLPTAKLEALRDFTLSVVRDRGNVNDDAVQAFLDAGFTKRQILEVVLAAAQKVMSNYTNHLANTPIDKPFQKFEWHKAV from the coding sequence ATGACTGAATTTACCCTACACGACAAAGACACAGCCCCAGCAGCAAGCAAAGACTTACTTGACGTTTCTATCAAAGCGTTTGGTATGGTACCTAATCTACATGCCGTCATGGCTGAAGCGCCTGGCTTGCTCGAAGGCTATCAACGTCTGCATCAGTTGTTTTTAGACAGCAGTTTTGATGATGAGGAAGTCACCGTCGTATGGCAAACCATCAACGTCGAACATGAGTGCCATTACTGTGTACCCGCTCATACTGGTATCGCAAAAAGCATGAAAGTAGACGACGCAATCACTGATGCATTACGTAATGAGACACCTCTACCAACTGCAAAACTAGAAGCATTACGCGACTTTACGCTATCGGTCGTTCGTGATCGTGGTAATGTAAATGATGACGCAGTGCAAGCATTCTTAGATGCAGGCTTTACTAAACGTCAGATTTTGGAAGTGGTTCTTGCAGCGGCTCAAAAAGTGATGAGTAACTACACTAACCATTTGGCCAACACGCCAATCGACAAGCCTTTCCAAAAGTTTGAATGGCATAAAGCTGTCTAA